The genome window AATGTTGTGGATGTAGTTGTGGCGGTTGGGTTGGTTGCGAGTATTTTTTATAAGTTAAAATCAGAGAAAACGGACTAACCATTCATGTTTTTCCAATTTATGACGGCCTTAATAATATTGTCGCAATATTTTTGGCGAGTACCGCTAGTACTTTGAGGATGACGAGCATTTAATATTATTTGATCTTGCGAGTAATACCACGGCAGGTCATTTTCCATTACAGATTTATAATGCATGATATTCAAACCTGGCTCTAATATATCATACGTTCCACCAAATATGATGACTTGAGGTTCCAACTCATTGATTTGTCGCAGGACATGCTTTTCGCTGGCATTGTAATACCTTTCTAAGGTACTCATGTTAGTTTGTGATGCTCCAAGTACCTTTTTTACATTACAGTATGAGATCTTAGAAAGCTGATTAGTGACTTCAGGATGCTTGTCTTGATCTTGTTGATCTTCCCATAAGGTCTGTGTTAAAATACCGTTTGTAGTATAGAGAATATTGTCAAAAGTTTTACGCCATTGATGGTCAATCGATTTACCACTACAGCTTCTTAAAGTGTCAATCATATTCCACTCTTCAGAATCTCCGGAGGAATTGACTTCCTTCAATACCCACATAATACGAAGCTCCGCACTCAAATATTGATCGATATCAACGATTCCATCTACTTTAGCCGTAGCTCTAGTAACTGGATCAGATAATTTTTATACCTCCCGATTAATCTCGTTTTAGATTTCCTCTAACTCTTGTTTTGTTTTCATTGGATAGGTTTTAATAAATTAAATATAGTAGTATTTCACGCTTCAAAAGCCAGCTCCAACCCCATATTGATACGCTATACTAACTTGTACAGATTCGAAATCGGCATTCTTGCCTCTTAAAATATTTGTAACGGCATGAACTTCACCTTTCTTATCCACTTCCGTTTCCCACTTTTCTTTGGGTTTTTTATCTAGTTTGAAATGAGGCAGTTCGCTTTACCTTGACTCCTTATTGTTTAAATTTCCATCGGCCATCTTTTCCAGTTGTTCAATGAGAGACTCCAGATTCTTTTCTATATCACGCATTTCAGCTCCCAGTTCAAATCTTTGCCCTTTCACAACATCTGATTTGATGTCGCTACTCACTTTTAAGTTTTGAGAAAGACCATCAATTAACGATTTTATCTTTTGATTTAGTTTCTCTCTTGAATTGAGCTTTTTATCCATTTAGTCCATTTTTGTAAAGCCATTTGATAGAGGCAATATGTTCATCTATTTGGTATTGTATTTATTCAGGATCAACAAATCTCCAACTTACATCACCTAAGTCAATCTTCTTATGCATCTCAAATTCCATCCACGATATGCCTGGAAATGCATCGCAGACTTTAAAACTAAAGCCAGTCATAGTGGCTTCTTCTAGGTTTAATTTAGAACATCGTTCTATTTCGCTCTTGATACTAGAATATTGTTCATCCGTTAGTTCTATTTCTATTTTCTTCATTGTTGGAATTTGATTTGTGATGTTGAGTTCTTTAATCTAATGTTCTCCTTAATTGATTTGATTTACCTTAGAGAAGGTCCAGTACGTCAGTAATTGTTTTAATGTTCATTTAATCTCGTTTTGTGTTTATGCATGTTTCTTATGATCCCTTTTTGATGACAAATTCTTGAGTAGATTCAGTATAACTTTTTTCGTGAACCTGAGATTGAAACTAAGCGCTACACTTCCTCCTCCTGGATTCGCCCAAATCCTATTAGATTCCATGTAACGGATGTTTTAATTTCAAACACATGACAAACCTAAAAGGCGACAGCGCCAGAATGCGACGGACACAAAATAAATTTGATTATTACAAAAATATTTCTTAACTCGTTCAATATTGTGGTTTTATAAGACCCTATAAAAGATGACCGTGACGATAAGTCAATTAAATTAATGCAGTTTATAGCGAAGTGTACAATCTAAACTTCATACTGATTTTGAGCGTACTACTTCGACGTGATTTGGCGAAATCAGATATTAGTATTGCTTCAAAATCTTAACTTATGAAAGTTGAAACGAAAGGTCTTGTAGCAGACAGGCAGTTGTTTGCCAATGAAATCCACCGAGATAATCAGCGGCATCTTGATAAACGCGCACTTTATCTGATCTACTTCAATCATATTCCACAATTATTACTCATTACAAATGTGGACACTGATAAATGGGATGATTATGCCGCAAAATTAAAGGAGAAATCTTCGAAGCATTATTACAAAAAATGCATGCGTGGAAAGGATGAAACCCTAAAGTATGAAGAAGATTATTTTTTTATGGAAGCGGATCTTCTAATCAGTAATTGTGAACAATCAAACAAAGTTAGTTTGATGTGGCAACATACCGATATGTCAATTATAGAAGCGTACAAAAAGGAGATTTCAAGACTACGTGTTTTTGATGCGCCGAAGAGTACTATTAATCTTCTTGTTGAGTACGGTGGTAGGCTACATACTAAAAACATTAAACTTAAAAAAAGCCTATTTAACATTGAAGAGCATTACAATGATGATTTTCAAAAAGCACATGAGACCATTTTAAATCGCTTAAATAAAGAGAATGACAAAGGAATTGTTCTTCTCCATGGGCTTCCTGGTACTGGAAAAACCAGTTACATACGCTCTTTGATAACAGCGTTACAAAAGAAAGTTATCTTCCTACCTCCCCACATGGCCAGCTCTCTCGGAAGTCCACAAATTATTCCGCTAATGTTGGAAAACACGAATTCCATACTGGTAATTGAGGATGCAGAAAATATTGTGATTGATCGCAATCAGAATGGTAATTCGCCCGTCAGTACGATACTTAACATGTCAGACGGTCTAGTTTCTGATTGCTTAAATATTCAGATCATCTGTTCCTTCAATACCGATTTGACTAATGTTGATAAGGCTTTATTGCGGAAAGGAAGGTTGATAGCCACATATGAATTTGGCAAGCTGGATACGGGTAAGGCAAACACGCTTTCGCGAAAGCTAGGATACGACAGTCATTTTACAGAACCACAGGTCTTGACAGATGTATTTAATCAGGATGAACCATCCACCATCCTGCGGGAGCGGAAGGTGGTGGGGTTTAGATAAGCTGAAAGTGAAACTGAAATCGAAATCGAAACCAAAAACGAAAAAAAAGCTTCTCCTTTTAAAGCTACCTCCAAGATTAAAAGAAGTACAAAAACTTTCCCCTCTTGGGAAATGTCCGCAGGACAATGGGGCTTACAATGCTGATCTTAAACGAAATAATTGAATTAAAAAACACGCTCCGACACGTTCTGTCGTTTAGGAAGATTATATTTGGATCAAAGCAAAAATTATGGCAGGTTATACACAACTCGAACGTCTGGAAAACATCCTTTATATCTTGAAGCGGAAACAGTACATCACAAAGCAGGAACTTATAGATAAACTATTGAAGGATCACGATCTTGACGTTACAGAGCGCACGCTGGAGCGTGATCTTAAAGCACTAAAAGAAAACTACAGCTTAGATATTAGTTACAGTCACCAGCATCGTGGTTATGAACTTGCAGAGGATGAACGATTGCTTTCCAGATTCTTCAAGTTTGCGGAACTGAGTTCGCTGGCCAAAATTTACGAAGAAGGTCTGAAAAACTACGCTCAATTTGAAAAGTGGATTATTCCAGACGATAGCAGCGAGCTTAGAGGTGTTCACCATATAAACACCATAGTCAAGGCAATGAATACCGGCGTAAAGCTAAAATTCAAAAAGGAAAATTTTCATTCTGGTGAGATTAAAGAATATATAGTGACACCGCTGCGATTGAAGGAATATTTGAACCGCTGGTATCTAATAGCTATCAAGGATGGCGACACTATATTTAAAAACTATGGGATTGAACGTATTTCATCATTGGAAATCATTAGGGAGCCTGGAATTAATACAAAGAATTTTGAAAAAGGACTCAAGAG of Nonlabens sp. Ci31 contains these proteins:
- a CDS encoding AAA family ATPase, with protein sequence MKVETKGLVADRQLFANEIHRDNQRHLDKRALYLIYFNHIPQLLLITNVDTDKWDDYAAKLKEKSSKHYYKKCMRGKDETLKYEEDYFFMEADLLISNCEQSNKVSLMWQHTDMSIIEAYKKEISRLRVFDAPKSTINLLVEYGGRLHTKNIKLKKSLFNIEEHYNDDFQKAHETILNRLNKENDKGIVLLHGLPGTGKTSYIRSLITALQKKVIFLPPHMASSLGSPQIIPLMLENTNSILVIEDAENIVIDRNQNGNSPVSTILNMSDGLVSDCLNIQIICSFNTDLTNVDKALLRKGRLIATYEFGKLDTGKANTLSRKLGYDSHFTEPQVLTDVFNQDEPSTILRERKVVGFR
- a CDS encoding helix-turn-helix transcriptional regulator; this encodes MAGYTQLERLENILYILKRKQYITKQELIDKLLKDHDLDVTERTLERDLKALKENYSLDISYSHQHRGYELAEDERLLSRFFKFAELSSLAKIYEEGLKNYAQFEKWIIPDDSSELRGVHHINTIVKAMNTGVKLKFKKENFHSGEIKEYIVTPLRLKEYLNRWYLIAIKDGDTIFKNYGIERISSLEIIREPGINTKNFEKGLKRYNDIVGINYSEDYFPGPLKIVCTTYNFQHKYLETLPLHHSQHVTYTPDNSQAQVTFYLQPNHEFIMQLLQMNENVEVVEPVELRKIVKVKLENNLKLYK